A portion of the Gammaproteobacteria bacterium genome contains these proteins:
- the mazF gene encoding endoribonuclease MazF produces the protein MVDGPHPPDTGDIVWLAFTPQVGHEQAGRRPALVLSPRDYNGRSGLALFCPITSSRKGYPFEVVLPATGKVTGVVLADQIKSLDWRARRARFACRASSTALSEVLAKLSVLLSPP, from the coding sequence GTGGTAGACGGTCCACACCCGCCGGACACCGGGGACATCGTCTGGCTCGCCTTCACCCCCCAGGTGGGTCACGAGCAGGCCGGGCGCCGTCCGGCGCTGGTGCTCAGCCCCAGGGACTACAACGGCAGGAGTGGTTTGGCGCTCTTCTGTCCGATCACATCCAGCCGGAAGGGTTATCCCTTCGAAGTCGTGCTGCCGGCGACGGGCAAGGTCACCGGTGTGGTCTTGGCGGACCAGATCAAGAGCCTGGACTGGCGAGCCAGGCGAGCCCGATTCGCATGCAGAGCCTCATCCACGGCCCTGAGCGAGGTACTGGCCAAGCTCTCGGTTCTTCTGAGCCCGCCGTGA
- a CDS encoding AbrB/MazE/SpoVT family DNA-binding domain-containing protein, producing MGARSHIAKWGSSLAIRIPKPVAEQWGVREGSRIDMVPHGDQLVMSKRAYDLTELLARMSPETLHGEIDTGPAQGREEW from the coding sequence ATGGGTGCCCGATCACACATCGCCAAGTGGGGGAGCAGCCTCGCCATCCGCATTCCCAAGCCCGTCGCGGAGCAATGGGGCGTCCGCGAGGGTTCGAGGATCGATATGGTGCCGCACGGCGACCAGCTCGTAATGAGCAAGAGAGCCTACGATCTGACCGAGCTGCTAGCCCGAATGTCGCCGGAGACGCTCCACGGGGAAATCGATACCGGACCTGCGCAGGGTAGAGAGGAGTGGTAG
- a CDS encoding alginate export family protein, which translates to MAPLLQTVPILVAAFGGGGTMPAAAPSPQEAPASGSPVFSLSGDHRTRYERLSNQFRAGLDGVARALMLRTRVSAGLDAGHFRLRAELQDSRSYLADSVAAVTTSMVNPLELLQAHIEIPLGDRSGRGSRSVLRAGRITMDIGSRRLISRNRFRNTSDGFTGVEWHWTGPNDGQVRTFYTLPVERRVSGNILDNGPRLDKEWSNVRLWGVHFSRPRLPWGDPGEVYYYGLDEADAPGLSTADRHLHTIGVRFHRPATIAGFDYEIESALQFGRSRASRAAAADLTHVAHLQHIGAGYTFAVPGTPRLQLQFDHASGDRDPADGRNNRFSSLYGSRSFEHGPSGIHGAFARANVTTPGIRLTLAPRSDLNVMGAARGYWLASAADEWTTTGIGNTGGASVRHVGTLWEFIGGWELDAARLRLEAGLVRLTAGALMKNAGKGNATYTFAQTMLSF; encoded by the coding sequence ATGGCGCCCCTGCTGCAAACAGTTCCCATCCTGGTCGCCGCCTTTGGTGGCGGCGGGACGATGCCGGCAGCCGCGCCTTCTCCGCAAGAGGCTCCGGCGAGCGGGTCTCCGGTGTTCTCGCTGTCGGGAGACCACCGCACCCGCTACGAGCGCCTGAGCAACCAGTTCCGTGCCGGTCTCGACGGCGTCGCCCGCGCGCTGATGCTCCGCACTCGGGTCTCTGCGGGGCTGGATGCGGGACACTTCAGGCTGCGGGCCGAGCTGCAGGACTCGCGGTCATATCTGGCGGACTCCGTAGCGGCCGTCACGACCTCCATGGTGAACCCGCTGGAGTTGCTGCAGGCCCACATCGAGATCCCGCTCGGTGACCGTTCCGGGCGTGGGAGCCGGAGCGTCCTGCGCGCGGGACGGATCACCATGGACATCGGCAGCCGACGCCTGATCTCGCGCAACCGCTTCCGCAACACGTCCGACGGCTTCACCGGGGTCGAGTGGCACTGGACAGGTCCGAACGACGGCCAGGTGCGCACGTTCTACACCCTGCCGGTAGAGCGAAGGGTTTCCGGCAACATCCTCGACAACGGTCCGCGTCTCGACAAGGAATGGAGCAACGTACGACTCTGGGGCGTTCATTTCTCGCGCCCGCGCCTTCCCTGGGGCGACCCGGGGGAGGTCTACTACTATGGCCTGGACGAGGCGGATGCTCCCGGGCTGTCCACCGCCGACCGGCATCTTCACACCATCGGGGTCCGCTTCCATCGTCCCGCAACCATCGCCGGCTTCGACTACGAAATCGAGTCCGCGTTACAGTTCGGCCGATCCCGCGCCTCGAGGGCCGCGGCCGCGGATCTGACTCACGTCGCCCATCTTCAGCACATCGGCGCAGGATATACATTCGCAGTGCCCGGCACGCCCCGGTTGCAGCTTCAGTTCGACCATGCCAGCGGCGACCGCGATCCGGCGGACGGCCGAAACAACCGCTTCAGCAGCCTCTACGGGTCGCGCTCGTTCGAACACGGACCCAGCGGCATTCACGGCGCCTTCGCCCGCGCCAACGTGACAACCCCCGGCATCCGACTGACGCTGGCGCCCCGGTCGGACCTCAACGTGATGGGCGCCGCGCGCGGCTACTGGCTGGCGTCCGCCGCAGACGAGTGGACGACGACGGGCATTGGCAACACCGGGGGAGCGTCCGTCCGGCACGTCGGCACCCTGTGGGAGTTCATCGGCGGGTGGGAGCTGGATGCGGCCCGCTTACGTCTGGAGGCGGGTCTGGTGCGACTCACCGCGGGCGCGCTGATGAAGAACGCGGGCAAGGGGAACGCGACCTACACCTTCGCACAGACCATGCTGTCATTCTGA
- a CDS encoding SLC13 family permease: protein MWCPRRAILGREEAPAQLRTGAATGERQLRDMTLDIAFVLALTLAALVLFALDRIRVDQVAIAVPVVLLLSGIVTPAEAVSGLSSRATVTVGSMLVLGLGLRKTGLVSAIGAWARTAPLGGKYARMLVLCLICAFLSPFLMTTAVVLVFMPVFLALAEQAKEPASRYLMPLSFVSILGGTVTLMGTTTNLVVHGEAMRRGYDALGMFSITPLGLISLAVGLLYLFTAGRVLLPRRFRPPDLSAKYDVRRFVTELHVPEDSPANGRSLAQLRWGERYGVTVLDIERGDQEITAPHGDRHIRPGDILYVQGPAERLLDLARRQRLDTPREQKEHELEQAGGRGRLVEILVAPGSSLVGRTLRDLNFAQRFDAAVIAIQQHGVTVQERLAGISFRVGDLLLVRGTATALQRLADDPGFVPLAEVKADAGNRPRAGVAAAIMAGVVLSASFGVLDIMTAALTGMVLMVFTRCVHIEEIYGEVEWLVIFVLAGLIPLGVALETTGAAELIAGWVVTLSSPLGEIGLIAAFYLLTAVMTAVVSNAATAVMLTPVAILAATQGGVNPYALLIAVMFGASASFVTPFGYQTNVMIYGPGGYRFMDFVKVGGLLNLILLVTATLFIPLFWPS from the coding sequence GTGTGGTGCCCGCGGCGGGCCATACTCGGCCGTGAAGAAGCGCCGGCACAGCTGCGAACTGGCGCCGCGACAGGTGAGAGGCAGCTACGCGACATGACGCTCGACATCGCATTCGTGCTCGCGCTCACCCTGGCGGCGCTCGTCCTGTTCGCCCTCGACCGGATCCGGGTGGACCAGGTGGCCATCGCGGTCCCGGTCGTTCTCCTGCTGAGCGGCATCGTCACGCCGGCCGAAGCGGTATCGGGTTTGTCCAGCCGCGCGACCGTGACGGTCGGCTCGATGCTCGTGCTCGGCCTGGGGCTCCGCAAGACCGGCCTGGTGTCGGCCATCGGGGCCTGGGCGCGCACCGCTCCCCTTGGCGGCAAGTACGCGCGCATGCTCGTCCTCTGCCTCATCTGCGCGTTCCTCTCCCCCTTTCTCATGACCACCGCAGTTGTGCTGGTGTTCATGCCCGTGTTCCTCGCGCTCGCCGAACAGGCCAAGGAGCCGGCCTCGCGGTATCTGATGCCGCTCTCCTTCGTCTCGATTCTCGGGGGGACGGTCACCTTGATGGGCACCACCACCAACCTGGTCGTGCACGGCGAGGCGATGAGGCGCGGGTACGACGCCCTCGGCATGTTTTCGATCACCCCGCTGGGGCTGATCAGTCTGGCTGTGGGTCTGCTGTATCTGTTCACCGCCGGCCGGGTGCTGCTGCCGCGGCGCTTTCGGCCGCCGGACCTGTCTGCCAAGTACGACGTCCGCCGCTTCGTCACGGAACTGCACGTCCCGGAGGATTCGCCCGCGAACGGCCGCTCGCTGGCCCAGTTGAGGTGGGGCGAACGCTATGGCGTCACGGTGCTGGACATCGAAAGGGGCGACCAGGAGATCACCGCGCCGCACGGAGACCGCCACATACGGCCGGGCGACATCCTGTACGTGCAGGGGCCCGCCGAGCGCCTCCTCGATCTCGCGCGCCGGCAGCGGCTCGATACCCCGAGGGAGCAGAAGGAGCATGAACTCGAACAGGCGGGCGGGCGCGGCCGGCTGGTCGAGATCCTCGTGGCGCCGGGCTCGAGTCTTGTGGGCCGGACCCTCCGCGATCTGAACTTCGCCCAGCGCTTCGATGCGGCGGTGATCGCCATCCAGCAGCACGGTGTCACCGTCCAGGAAAGGCTGGCGGGGATCTCGTTCCGCGTCGGCGATCTGCTTCTGGTGCGGGGAACGGCGACCGCGCTCCAGCGCCTCGCCGACGATCCCGGGTTCGTCCCGCTGGCGGAAGTGAAGGCGGACGCGGGGAACAGGCCACGGGCCGGCGTAGCCGCGGCGATCATGGCCGGCGTCGTGCTCAGCGCCAGCTTCGGCGTGCTCGACATCATGACGGCCGCGCTCACCGGCATGGTCCTGATGGTGTTCACGCGCTGCGTGCACATCGAGGAGATCTACGGGGAGGTGGAGTGGCTGGTCATCTTCGTGCTGGCCGGGCTCATTCCGCTCGGCGTGGCGCTCGAAACCACCGGGGCGGCGGAGCTGATCGCGGGATGGGTGGTGACCCTCTCGTCGCCGCTGGGAGAGATCGGACTGATCGCGGCCTTCTATCTGTTGACCGCCGTGATGACCGCCGTGGTCTCTAACGCGGCGACGGCCGTGATGCTCACCCCGGTCGCGATCTTGGCCGCCACGCAGGGCGGCGTGAACCCGTACGCGCTGCTCATCGCGGTCATGTTCGGGGCGTCGGCCTCCTTCGTGACGCCATTCGGGTACCAGACGAACGTCATGATCTACGGGCCGGGCGGATATCGCTTCATGGACTTCGTGAAGGTGGGCGGCCTGCTCAACCTCATCCTGCTCGTTACGGCCACGCTCTTCATTCCGCTCTTCTGGCCCAGTTAG
- a CDS encoding acyl-CoA dehydrogenase translates to MKESAVPTEGERRTRVHTDILAPGPAQAMLGLLDRDPRAISEGGRLPLGWHWLYFRQPCRASRLARDGHEVRGDFMPDIDLPRRMWAGGTLRSLRPVALGERAELRSEIVSITEKRGRSGRLVFVTVGHTVLQGNRRCVEEEQVIVYREAAPRPAAATARPQAARQKAVAPGRGGGTAVAAGADDMASGSGGRVDLAPEWTGTFLPTTVTLFQFSALTYNGHRIHYDHPYVTQQEGYPGLLVHGPLTALLLLDAAQRHSPRRVRQFRYRALAPLFVDQPIALAGHGPPAGADGSGPQQERIVEALAPSGAVAMRGWVTRTSASRPAE, encoded by the coding sequence GTGAAGGAATCAGCGGTGCCGACCGAAGGTGAGAGGCGCACGCGGGTGCACACCGACATTCTCGCGCCCGGGCCGGCCCAGGCCATGCTCGGTCTGCTCGACCGCGATCCGCGCGCCATCTCGGAGGGCGGTCGCCTCCCGCTGGGATGGCACTGGCTCTATTTCAGACAGCCCTGCCGTGCTTCCCGTCTGGCGCGCGACGGACACGAGGTGCGGGGGGACTTCATGCCCGACATCGACCTGCCCCGGCGCATGTGGGCGGGCGGAACGCTCCGGTCGCTGCGGCCGGTTGCCCTCGGTGAGCGGGCCGAACTCAGATCGGAGATCGTGAGCATCACCGAGAAGCGGGGGCGGAGCGGCCGGCTCGTGTTCGTGACCGTGGGCCACACGGTCCTGCAGGGGAATCGCCGGTGCGTGGAGGAGGAGCAGGTGATCGTCTACCGGGAGGCCGCGCCTCGCCCGGCTGCTGCGACCGCCCGGCCTCAGGCCGCCCGGCAGAAGGCGGTCGCACCCGGCAGAGGAGGCGGTACAGCCGTTGCGGCGGGCGCCGACGATATGGCGAGCGGCAGCGGGGGGCGTGTCGATCTGGCCCCCGAATGGACCGGGACCTTCCTCCCCACCACGGTCACCCTCTTCCAGTTCTCGGCCCTGACCTACAACGGCCACCGCATCCACTACGACCATCCCTACGTCACGCAGCAGGAAGGCTATCCCGGGCTCCTGGTGCATGGACCGCTGACCGCGCTTCTCCTCCTGGATGCCGCCCAGCGACACAGCCCGCGCCGGGTGAGACAGTTCCGCTACCGGGCGCTGGCGCCGCTCTTCGTGGACCAGCCGATCGCGCTTGCGGGCCACGGGCCACCCGCCGGCGCGGACGGATCCGGTCCACAGCAGGAGCGCATCGTGGAGGCGCTCGCCCCGTCCGGCGCGGTCGCGATGCGCGGGTGGGTGACCAGGACTAGTGCTTCGAGGCCAGCAGAATGA
- a CDS encoding SLC13 family permease, producing the protein MTVDLVLVLAVLVVDVVLFMHGRLRMDLVALLTLVFLAVTGLIEPAAALAGFSNPAVVTVWAVFVLSGGLAHTGIANLVGRQVIRFAGGSETRIILVIMATAGVASAFMNNVGVAAILLPVIMDLSKETRIPPSRLLLPLAYACLLGGLTTLIGTPPNILVAEALSNEGLEPFGLFDYSPVGLLVMAAGFVFILLAVPRLLPKRRIRVDGPEGDDERVLPDIYGLNERFMVLRLPEASPLAGKSLGEIRLGSVAGLQAITVIRDGRPRPSPGPDFRLRAGDRIVVQGPMDRLDRLRESSALDIEEEGLGVKVLEAPEFEIAEVGVPSGSELTGRTLRDVDFAVRFGVRVMAIRRDGRSLPSPLQDVPLQPADTLLVQGPPDKVEDLGTHEALTVAPADHIDLYSLQDELFAVRVPRDSFLAGQTLKECGLGAALGLWVISVGREGRTIEMPEPGERLQAGDLLVVRGRPEGLSALEGLRELEVETEGTEESSVLETEEIGIAEVVLSPHTRLVGQTLRQLSFRRKYGLMVLAIWREGRSHRTGLRDMPLRSGDALLVHGPRENLRVLASDPNFLVLTEGVQTPPRRRKAPIAALILAVTLGPVLLGWLPISIAAVGGAALMVLLGCLTMEEAYRSIEWQAVFLIAGMLPLGVALQEAGASALLAEAVVRTVGDFGPLAAMGALFLVTSVATQVIPTAALVVLMSPIVLGTAESLGISPYPLMMATAMAASASFASPVSHPANVLVMGPGGYRFTDYLRVGLPLTAVVFAVVMLVIPVFWPF; encoded by the coding sequence GTGACGGTGGACCTCGTTCTCGTTCTGGCGGTTCTGGTGGTGGATGTCGTCCTCTTCATGCACGGGCGACTCCGAATGGACCTGGTCGCGCTCCTCACGCTCGTGTTCCTCGCCGTGACCGGGCTCATCGAACCGGCCGCGGCGCTCGCCGGGTTCTCCAATCCGGCCGTCGTGACCGTCTGGGCCGTCTTCGTGCTGAGCGGGGGACTCGCCCACACCGGCATAGCCAACCTGGTCGGGCGCCAGGTCATACGCTTTGCGGGCGGAAGCGAGACCCGCATCATCCTGGTCATCATGGCGACCGCCGGCGTGGCATCCGCCTTCATGAACAACGTGGGCGTGGCCGCGATTCTCCTCCCCGTCATCATGGATCTCTCGAAAGAGACCCGGATCCCGCCCTCGAGGCTTCTTCTGCCCCTCGCGTACGCGTGCCTGCTGGGTGGCTTGACCACCCTCATCGGCACGCCGCCCAACATTCTGGTGGCGGAGGCGCTCAGCAACGAGGGTCTCGAGCCGTTCGGGCTCTTCGACTACTCGCCGGTGGGACTGCTCGTCATGGCGGCGGGCTTCGTCTTCATTCTTCTGGCCGTCCCCAGGCTGCTGCCGAAGCGCCGCATCCGGGTCGACGGTCCCGAAGGAGACGATGAACGGGTGCTGCCGGACATCTACGGGCTGAACGAGCGGTTCATGGTCCTTAGGCTGCCCGAGGCCTCGCCGCTTGCGGGAAAGAGCCTTGGTGAAATCCGGCTCGGGTCCGTGGCCGGACTTCAGGCCATCACCGTCATCCGTGACGGGCGGCCCCGACCCTCGCCCGGCCCTGACTTCCGTCTCCGGGCGGGAGACCGGATCGTCGTTCAGGGGCCAATGGATCGGCTGGACCGGCTGCGCGAGAGTTCCGCGCTCGATATCGAGGAAGAGGGGCTGGGCGTGAAGGTGCTGGAAGCTCCCGAATTCGAAATCGCGGAGGTCGGTGTACCCAGCGGCTCCGAGCTGACGGGACGGACGCTCCGCGACGTGGACTTCGCCGTCCGTTTCGGGGTTCGCGTGATGGCGATCCGGCGAGACGGGAGGTCCCTGCCGAGTCCCTTGCAGGATGTGCCGCTTCAGCCCGCCGACACGCTGCTGGTCCAGGGTCCGCCGGACAAGGTCGAAGACCTGGGCACACACGAGGCACTGACTGTCGCTCCCGCCGACCACATCGACCTCTACAGCCTTCAGGACGAACTGTTTGCGGTTCGGGTGCCCCGCGACTCCTTCCTGGCGGGCCAGACGCTGAAGGAATGCGGGTTGGGCGCCGCTCTGGGGCTGTGGGTGATCAGCGTGGGCCGCGAAGGCCGCACCATCGAGATGCCGGAGCCCGGCGAGCGCCTGCAGGCGGGGGATCTGCTGGTCGTCAGAGGCCGGCCCGAAGGGTTGTCCGCACTGGAGGGACTCCGGGAGCTCGAGGTCGAGACCGAAGGGACGGAGGAGAGCTCCGTTCTGGAGACCGAGGAGATAGGGATCGCCGAGGTCGTCCTCTCACCCCATACCAGGCTCGTAGGGCAAACTCTCCGCCAGCTCAGCTTCCGCAGGAAGTACGGCCTGATGGTGCTCGCGATCTGGCGCGAGGGGCGGTCCCATCGAACCGGACTGCGCGACATGCCGCTGCGCTCCGGCGACGCGCTGCTCGTTCACGGACCCCGCGAGAACCTCCGTGTCCTCGCCTCGGATCCGAACTTCCTCGTGCTGACCGAGGGTGTGCAGACGCCGCCCCGGCGTCGCAAGGCGCCGATTGCGGCCCTGATCCTGGCCGTTACGCTGGGGCCCGTCCTGTTGGGATGGCTGCCGATCTCCATCGCGGCGGTGGGAGGCGCCGCCCTCATGGTTCTCCTCGGCTGCCTGACGATGGAGGAGGCCTACCGGTCCATCGAGTGGCAGGCCGTCTTCCTGATCGCCGGGATGCTTCCCCTGGGGGTGGCGCTGCAGGAGGCGGGCGCTTCGGCGCTGCTGGCGGAAGCGGTTGTACGTACGGTCGGGGACTTCGGGCCCCTCGCCGCCATGGGCGCCCTGTTCCTCGTTACCTCCGTAGCGACGCAAGTCATCCCGACGGCGGCCCTGGTGGTCCTCATGTCGCCCATCGTGCTGGGCACGGCGGAGAGCCTGGGCATCTCCCCCTACCCTCTGATGATGGCTACGGCGATGGCCGCGTCGGCCAGCTTCGCCAGCCCCGTCTCCCATCCGGCGAACGTTCTCGTCATGGGACCCGGCGGCTACCGGTTCACCGACTACCTGCGCGTGGGCTTGCCGCTGACCGCCGTCGTATTCGCGGTGGTCATGCTCGTGATCCCGGTGTTCTGGCCGTTCTGA
- a CDS encoding CoA ester lyase codes for MNDGAGATEGPGMAGHSHARLGCRSILFVPGYRPDRFGKALAAGADAVCIDLEDAVPPQRKVVAREAAVRFLAERAAGRARSAGGPPHLIIRINDPETNLGQADAEALRGVRQPDAFMIPKVRTAAGVRRAARLLHDGAPLFALIETALGLEKAADIGQASPAVAGLVFGGFDLALELRADPSWEPLLYARSRIVHAAALSGLDAIDMPSVDFGEMRRLREEAGRVRLLGFAGKMAIHPVQLPVIHEVFTPSELEVERALRILDADREAGGGAVALEGRMVDRPVAEVARRVLARARAAASREARK; via the coding sequence ATGAACGACGGAGCAGGCGCAACGGAAGGGCCAGGGATGGCCGGGCATTCCCATGCGCGGCTTGGCTGCCGCTCGATCCTGTTCGTTCCGGGATACCGTCCGGACCGCTTCGGCAAGGCGCTGGCGGCCGGGGCGGACGCCGTGTGCATCGATCTGGAGGACGCGGTGCCTCCGCAGCGGAAGGTGGTGGCGCGTGAAGCGGCCGTGCGCTTCCTGGCAGAGCGGGCGGCCGGAAGGGCCCGGAGCGCTGGCGGCCCGCCCCACCTCATCATTCGCATCAACGACCCCGAAACGAACCTGGGGCAAGCGGACGCGGAAGCGCTCCGCGGCGTTCGTCAACCCGACGCGTTCATGATCCCCAAAGTCAGAACCGCAGCAGGAGTACGCCGCGCAGCTCGGCTTCTCCACGATGGTGCGCCGCTGTTTGCCCTCATCGAAACGGCGCTCGGACTCGAGAAGGCGGCGGACATCGGGCAGGCGTCGCCGGCCGTCGCCGGGCTGGTTTTCGGCGGCTTCGACCTGGCCCTCGAACTGCGCGCCGACCCCAGCTGGGAGCCGCTTCTCTACGCGCGCTCGCGCATAGTGCACGCCGCCGCGTTGAGCGGACTGGACGCCATCGACATGCCGTCGGTCGATTTCGGTGAGATGAGGCGCCTGCGTGAGGAGGCCGGCAGGGTTCGTCTCCTGGGATTCGCGGGAAAGATGGCCATCCATCCGGTGCAGCTTCCGGTCATTCACGAGGTGTTCACCCCTTCGGAACTCGAGGTCGAGCGAGCTCTCCGCATTCTGGACGCGGACAGGGAGGCGGGCGGAGGCGCGGTCGCGCTCGAGGGCCGCATGGTGGACCGGCCGGTCGCCGAGGTGGCGCGGCGCGTGCTGGCCCGTGCGCGCGCGGCCGCCAGCCGAGAGGCACGCAAGTGA
- a CDS encoding acyl-CoA/acyl-ACP dehydrogenase, whose translation MVSLHDELRAGVRSLCARFDNDYWRASDEARAYPHEFVDALTEAGYLACLIPEEYGGMGLGIREASVILEEINRSGANSAACHAQMYTMGTVLRHGSEEQKRRFLPGIASGELRLQAFAVTEPDAGSDTTRIRTFAERRGPKYVVTGQKVFISRVRQSDLMILLARTTPLDEVEKRTGGLSAFIVDLRDAGDALRVKPIDTMINHESCEVFFDGVEVPAGNRIGEEGRGFRYIMSGMNAERILLASESVGDGLYFVDRASEYARSRHVFDRPIGANQGVQFPIADAYMDVRAAAAVRDQAARDFDEGETRGDGPNMAKYLASRAAWKAANAAMDAFGGWGMAAEYGIERKFREARLYLIAPVANNLVLSHVATHLLGMPRSF comes from the coding sequence ATGGTCTCCCTCCACGATGAGCTTCGCGCCGGCGTCCGGTCGCTCTGCGCGCGCTTCGACAACGATTACTGGCGGGCCTCGGACGAAGCCCGCGCGTACCCGCACGAGTTCGTCGACGCGCTGACCGAGGCCGGATACCTGGCGTGCCTCATCCCCGAGGAGTACGGGGGGATGGGGCTCGGCATCCGGGAGGCGAGCGTCATCCTGGAGGAAATCAACCGCTCCGGCGCCAACTCCGCCGCCTGCCACGCGCAGATGTACACGATGGGCACCGTGCTGCGGCACGGCTCGGAGGAGCAGAAGCGGCGTTTTCTGCCGGGGATCGCTTCCGGCGAACTTCGGCTGCAGGCCTTCGCCGTGACCGAGCCGGATGCCGGCTCCGACACCACCCGCATCCGCACCTTCGCCGAGAGGCGAGGGCCCAAGTATGTCGTCACGGGACAGAAGGTCTTCATCTCGCGGGTGCGCCAGTCCGATCTCATGATCCTGCTGGCGCGCACCACGCCGCTGGACGAAGTGGAGAAGCGCACCGGTGGCCTCTCGGCGTTCATCGTGGACCTGCGCGACGCCGGGGACGCGCTCCGGGTGAAACCCATCGACACCATGATCAACCACGAGAGCTGCGAGGTCTTCTTCGATGGCGTCGAGGTGCCGGCCGGGAATCGGATCGGAGAGGAGGGCCGGGGCTTCCGATACATCATGTCGGGGATGAACGCGGAGCGCATCCTGCTGGCATCAGAGTCGGTGGGGGACGGGCTCTACTTCGTGGACCGGGCATCGGAGTACGCCCGCTCCCGGCACGTCTTCGACCGGCCCATCGGAGCGAATCAGGGCGTGCAGTTCCCGATCGCCGACGCGTACATGGACGTGCGCGCGGCAGCCGCGGTCCGGGACCAGGCGGCCCGGGACTTCGACGAGGGCGAGACCCGTGGCGACGGCCCCAACATGGCCAAATACCTCGCCTCGCGCGCGGCCTGGAAGGCGGCCAACGCAGCCATGGACGCCTTCGGCGGCTGGGGGATGGCGGCCGAATACGGAATCGAGCGCAAGTTCCGCGAGGCCCGCCTCTACCTGATCGCCCCGGTCGCGAACAACCTCGTGCTCAGCCATGTGGCGACCCACCTGCTGGGCATGCCGAGATCGTTCTAG
- a CDS encoding amidohydrolase family protein has translation MKRCIGSFRSISANADSPVRGHATLVPAVAILALAIPVLTNIAAPEHLAAQQPMGMYSGPTVLRAARLLDVETGEMHRDAVVVVEDGLITAVNPASVPDVMHDMDLGDVTLLPGLIDTHTHLAMQISATSFTDAVTRTEAHAAYNAVKYGDITLRAGFTTVRDYGGDVTVELGRAVERGDIIAPRVIPSRNPLGITGGHCDVTGFAPGIREGGPEEGIADGPWEVVEAVRYQIKHGAQVIKTCATAGVLSMEGPVGAQQYTLEELTAMVEEAARHGIKVAAHAHGPEGILAAVQAGVASIEHGSILTDEIMDLMIEKGTYLVPTTYLVDRIALDQLPPLVRAKAEEITPLARQSLQRAIDRGVPIAFGTDAAVFPHGENAGEFGIYVGMGMSELDALRTATIHAADLLDTPDRGRLAAGMLADIIAVPGNPLDDIDVTKDVRFVMLGGRVIKHVVGGRDMHSMGR, from the coding sequence ATGAAGCGCTGCATCGGTAGCTTCCGCTCGATTTCGGCGAACGCTGACAGTCCCGTTCGCGGCCACGCGACCCTCGTCCCGGCAGTCGCGATCCTCGCCTTGGCGATTCCGGTCCTCACGAACATCGCTGCGCCCGAGCACCTGGCCGCCCAGCAGCCCATGGGCATGTACTCGGGCCCCACGGTCCTGCGCGCCGCGCGCCTGCTGGATGTGGAAACGGGCGAGATGCACCGGGACGCCGTGGTGGTCGTCGAGGACGGGCTCATCACCGCCGTGAATCCGGCGTCCGTCCCCGACGTCATGCACGACATGGACCTGGGCGACGTCACGCTGCTGCCGGGCCTGATCGACACCCACACCCATCTCGCCATGCAGATCAGCGCGACCTCCTTCACGGACGCCGTGACCCGGACGGAGGCGCACGCAGCCTACAACGCGGTCAAGTACGGGGACATCACCCTGCGCGCGGGGTTCACCACGGTACGCGACTATGGCGGCGACGTGACCGTCGAACTCGGGCGGGCGGTGGAACGTGGCGACATCATCGCGCCCCGCGTGATCCCGTCGCGCAACCCCCTGGGCATCACCGGGGGCCACTGCGACGTCACGGGCTTCGCGCCCGGCATCCGCGAGGGCGGCCCGGAGGAGGGCATCGCGGACGGACCCTGGGAGGTGGTCGAGGCGGTCCGCTACCAGATCAAGCACGGCGCCCAGGTGATCAAGACCTGCGCCACCGCCGGCGTCCTGTCGATGGAAGGCCCGGTGGGCGCCCAGCAGTACACGCTGGAGGAGCTGACCGCCATGGTCGAGGAGGCGGCCCGTCACGGGATCAAGGTCGCCGCGCACGCGCACGGCCCGGAGGGCATCCTGGCCGCGGTCCAGGCTGGCGTGGCGTCCATCGAGCACGGGTCGATCCTCACCGACGAGATCATGGACCTGATGATCGAGAAGGGGACCTACCTGGTACCGACGACCTACCTGGTCGACCGGATCGCTCTCGACCAGTTGCCGCCCCTGGTGCGTGCCAAGGCAGAGGAGATCACCCCGCTCGCGCGCCAGAGCCTGCAGCGGGCCATCGACCGCGGCGTCCCGATCGCCTTCGGTACGGACGCGGCGGTCTTCCCGCACGGCGAGAACGCCGGCGAGTTCGGCATCTATGTCGGGATGGGGATGAGCGAACTGGACGCCCTCCGCACCGCGACCATCCATGCCGCCGATCTGCTCGACACCCCCGACCGGGGCCGCTTGGCCGCGGGCATGCTCGCGGACATCATCGCCGTGCCCGGCAATCCGCTCGACGACATCGATGTGACGAAGGATGTTCGGTTCGTGATGCTCGGCGGGCGGGTGATCAAGCATGTCGTCGGCGGGCGCGACATGCACTCGATGGGACGATGA